A window of Fictibacillus halophilus contains these coding sequences:
- the mntR gene encoding transcriptional regulator MntR: protein MEDYIERIYALIEEKGYARVSDLAENLEVHPSSVTKMIQKLDKGKYVVYEKYRGFVLTPNGKKLGKRLVYRHELLEEFLKVIGVDQENIYQDVEGIEHHLSWNAIDRIGDLVQFFEEDENRIKSLREVQAKNEEQEQS from the coding sequence ATGGAAGACTATATAGAACGCATCTATGCCCTAATCGAAGAGAAAGGCTATGCCAGGGTATCAGATCTCGCTGAGAACCTAGAAGTGCATCCCTCTTCAGTAACCAAGATGATTCAAAAACTCGACAAAGGCAAGTATGTCGTTTATGAAAAATACAGAGGTTTCGTTCTAACACCGAACGGAAAAAAACTTGGAAAACGTCTAGTTTATAGACATGAGTTACTTGAAGAATTCTTGAAAGTTATTGGGGTCGACCAAGAAAACATCTACCAAGATGTTGAGGGTATCGAACATCATTTAAGTTGGAACGCTATTGATCGAATTGGAGATCTAGTTCAATTTTTTGAAGAAGATGAAAATCGGATAAAGTCATTAAGAGAAGTTCAAGCAAAGAATGAAGAACAAGAACAATCATAA